One region of Populus trichocarpa isolate Nisqually-1 chromosome 4, P.trichocarpa_v4.1, whole genome shotgun sequence genomic DNA includes:
- the LOC112328826 gene encoding uncharacterized protein LOC112328826 isoform X2, translating into MGSVNAFLNKKLLPFAASFWLSVSTLFLSLFGFFDRTMFRVKSDKSLEAKEPEVEVSEFKGAKEMNELEEKERPSKKEAKEPEVGVSEFMETKEVDELEEKETPKFFFKFQFQTYREEDEPVLLSSVPPTSTNKYEFLSERDFSHYLEKPEVVSLTVKELYAGSNGEFFANKKIMEDGVLSDKDFAEKESESEAESVREEIKEISADSVRDEYDASRDDDAPLLTEKDFILSDSIVSSHEFMSRYVASTSDGFLSHKDFEDVFGLDILKEIDGQTEESTDENLELEYLDLKNLNAGYEADDFDEEDSNIMEEIEKKEEAVQNPAKVEEDTEMLSGKDFEDNNNSSKKEHGCKENEAKDILDMPKSNSQNSSAADSEDSNGLETLWEHQDLIEQLKMELKKVRATGLPTILEEDESPKIMEDLKPWKIDEKFQHEDRMGELHKFYKSYRERMRKFDILNYQKMYAMSFLQSKDPLKSITRREASAPALTSLLSQKFLLSKRKKSSSDPMVNFIRELHNDLEVVYVGQLCLSWEILLWQYEKALELWDSDPYGMRLYNEVAGEFQQFQVLLQRFIENEPFEGPRVQNYIKNRCVLRNLLQVPVIRGKKNESSIKSYPVWPFGRVFCIPIKRRKA; encoded by the exons ATGGGTTCTGTTAATGCGTTTCTTAATAAGAAATTACTTCCTTTTGCAGCCTCTTTCTGGCTTTCTGTCTCCACTCTGTTCCTTTCTCTGTTTGGTTTCTTCGATAGAACCATGTTCAG AGTGAAGAGCGATAAAAGTTTGGAGGCCAAGGAACCAGAAGTTGAAGTTTCTGAATTTAAGGGagcaaaagaaatgaatgaattagaagaaaaggaaaggccAAGTAAAAAAGAAGCCAAGGAACCAGAAGTTGGAGTTTCTGAATTTATGGAGACGAAAGAAGTTGATgaattagaagaaaaagaaacaccaAAGTTCTTCTTCAAATTCCAGTTTCAAACTTATAGAGAGGAAGATGAGCCTGTTCTCTTGAGTTCGGTACCTCCTACAAGCACTAACAAGTACGAGTTCTTGTCAGAGAGGGATTTCAGTCATTACTTGGAGAAGCCGGAGGTTGTTAGTCTTACAGTGAAAGAGTTGTATGCGGGTTCTAATGGTGAATTTTTTGCCAATAAAAAGATTATGGAGGATGGGGTTTTATCTGATAAGGACTTTGCAGAAAAAGAATCAGAATCAGAAGCAGAATCTGTTCgtgaagaaataaaagagatttCTGCAGATAGTGTGCGTGATGAATATGATGCTTCGAGAGATGATGATGCTCCGTTGCTAACAGAGAAGGACTTTATTCTTTCAGATTCTATTGTTTCAAGCCATGAGTTTATGAGTCGTTATGTAGCTTCAACCAGCGATGGGTTCTTGTCACATAAAGATTTTGAAGATGTATTTGGACTTGATATTTTGAAGGAAATTGATGGGCAGACGGAAGAATCAACCGACGAAAATTTGGAGTTAGAGTATTTAGATTTGAAGAATTTGAATGCCGGTTACGAGGCCGATGATTTTGATGAGGAAGATAGTAACATAATGGAagagattgaaaagaaagaagaggctGTGCAGAATCCAGCTAAAGTAGAAGAAGACACAGAAATGCTGTCTGGCAAAGATTTTGAAGACAACAACAATTCCAGTAAAAAGGAACATGGCTGCAAAGAAAATGAAGCCAAGGATATTTTAGATATGCCAAAGTCCAATTCTCAGAATTCTTCGGCTGCCGATTCCGAGGATTCAAATGGCTTGGAAACCTTATGGGAGCATCAAGATTTGATAGAACAGCTCAAAATGGAACTGAAAAAGGTCAGAGCTACAGGTCTGCCAACCATTTTAGAAGAAGACGAATCACCGAAAATAATGGAAGATTTGAAGCCATGGAAAATTGATGAGAAGTTCCAGCATGAAGATAGAATGGGTGAGCTTCACAAGTTCTACAAGAGTTACAGAGAAAGAATGCGGAAATTTGATATCTTGAATTACCAGAAGATGTATGCAATGA GCTTTCTTCAATCGAAGGACCCACTTAAATCGATTACAAGGCGTGAAGCTTCAGCTCCAGCATTGACATCCCTTCTTTCGCAGAAATTCCTGCTAAGCAAGCGCAAAAAGTCCAGTTCTGACCCGATGGTGAACTTTATTAGGGAATTGCATAACGATTTGGAAGTGGTGTATGTTGGGCAACTGTGCCTCTCATGGGAAATCCTTCTTTGGCAGTATGAAAAAGCGCTAGAGCTATGGGATTCTGACCCTTATGGGATGCGACTCTACAATGAAGTCGCTGGTGAATTTCAACAGTTTCAAGTGCTGTTGCAGAGATTTATAGAGAATGAACCTTTTGAAGGTCCAAGGGTACAAAATTACATCAAGAATCGATGTGTGCTGCGTAATCTCCTTCAAGTTCCAGTAATAAGAG GCAAAAAGAATGAAAGCAGCATTAAAAGCTATCCAGTCTGGCCCTTCGGGAGAGTTTTTTGCATaccaattaaaagaagaaaagcttaA
- the LOC112328826 gene encoding uncharacterized protein LOC112328826 isoform X1 — translation MGSVNAFLNKKLLPFAASFWLSVSTLFLSLFGFFDRTMFRVKSDKSLEAKEPEVEVSEFKGAKEMNELEEKERPSKKEAKEPEVGVSEFMETKEVDELEEKETPKFFFKFQFQTYREEDEPVLLSSVPPTSTNKYEFLSERDFSHYLEKPEVVSLTVKELYAGSNGEFFANKKIMEDGVLSDKDFAEKESESEAESVREEIKEISADSVRDEYDASRDDDAPLLTEKDFILSDSIVSSHEFMSRYVASTSDGFLSHKDFEDVFGLDILKEIDGQTEESTDENLELEYLDLKNLNAGYEADDFDEEDSNIMEEIEKKEEAVQNPAKVEEDTEMLSGKDFEDNNNSSKKEHGCKENEAKDILDMPKSNSQNSSAADSEDSNGLETLWEHQDLIEQLKMELKKVRATGLPTILEEDESPKIMEDLKPWKIDEKFQHEDRMGELHKFYKSYRERMRKFDILNYQKMYAMSFLQSKDPLKSITRREASAPALTSLLSQKFLLSKRKKSSSDPMVNFIRELHNDLEVVYVGQLCLSWEILLWQYEKALELWDSDPYGMRLYNEVAGEFQQFQVLLQRFIENEPFEGPRVQNYIKNRCVLRNLLQVPVIREDSMKDKKARGKGKDGDSITSDMLVEIMEESIRIFWQFVRSDKDAENVISKGRKGTQIEPQDPTELELLTEVRTSLQKKEKRLKDIWRSGNCILKKFQKHQGDNSDQVLCFFSQVDINLVSRVLNMSKVTTDQLLWCHNKLSKINFINRKIHVEHSFLLFPC, via the exons ATGGGTTCTGTTAATGCGTTTCTTAATAAGAAATTACTTCCTTTTGCAGCCTCTTTCTGGCTTTCTGTCTCCACTCTGTTCCTTTCTCTGTTTGGTTTCTTCGATAGAACCATGTTCAG AGTGAAGAGCGATAAAAGTTTGGAGGCCAAGGAACCAGAAGTTGAAGTTTCTGAATTTAAGGGagcaaaagaaatgaatgaattagaagaaaaggaaaggccAAGTAAAAAAGAAGCCAAGGAACCAGAAGTTGGAGTTTCTGAATTTATGGAGACGAAAGAAGTTGATgaattagaagaaaaagaaacaccaAAGTTCTTCTTCAAATTCCAGTTTCAAACTTATAGAGAGGAAGATGAGCCTGTTCTCTTGAGTTCGGTACCTCCTACAAGCACTAACAAGTACGAGTTCTTGTCAGAGAGGGATTTCAGTCATTACTTGGAGAAGCCGGAGGTTGTTAGTCTTACAGTGAAAGAGTTGTATGCGGGTTCTAATGGTGAATTTTTTGCCAATAAAAAGATTATGGAGGATGGGGTTTTATCTGATAAGGACTTTGCAGAAAAAGAATCAGAATCAGAAGCAGAATCTGTTCgtgaagaaataaaagagatttCTGCAGATAGTGTGCGTGATGAATATGATGCTTCGAGAGATGATGATGCTCCGTTGCTAACAGAGAAGGACTTTATTCTTTCAGATTCTATTGTTTCAAGCCATGAGTTTATGAGTCGTTATGTAGCTTCAACCAGCGATGGGTTCTTGTCACATAAAGATTTTGAAGATGTATTTGGACTTGATATTTTGAAGGAAATTGATGGGCAGACGGAAGAATCAACCGACGAAAATTTGGAGTTAGAGTATTTAGATTTGAAGAATTTGAATGCCGGTTACGAGGCCGATGATTTTGATGAGGAAGATAGTAACATAATGGAagagattgaaaagaaagaagaggctGTGCAGAATCCAGCTAAAGTAGAAGAAGACACAGAAATGCTGTCTGGCAAAGATTTTGAAGACAACAACAATTCCAGTAAAAAGGAACATGGCTGCAAAGAAAATGAAGCCAAGGATATTTTAGATATGCCAAAGTCCAATTCTCAGAATTCTTCGGCTGCCGATTCCGAGGATTCAAATGGCTTGGAAACCTTATGGGAGCATCAAGATTTGATAGAACAGCTCAAAATGGAACTGAAAAAGGTCAGAGCTACAGGTCTGCCAACCATTTTAGAAGAAGACGAATCACCGAAAATAATGGAAGATTTGAAGCCATGGAAAATTGATGAGAAGTTCCAGCATGAAGATAGAATGGGTGAGCTTCACAAGTTCTACAAGAGTTACAGAGAAAGAATGCGGAAATTTGATATCTTGAATTACCAGAAGATGTATGCAATGA GCTTTCTTCAATCGAAGGACCCACTTAAATCGATTACAAGGCGTGAAGCTTCAGCTCCAGCATTGACATCCCTTCTTTCGCAGAAATTCCTGCTAAGCAAGCGCAAAAAGTCCAGTTCTGACCCGATGGTGAACTTTATTAGGGAATTGCATAACGATTTGGAAGTGGTGTATGTTGGGCAACTGTGCCTCTCATGGGAAATCCTTCTTTGGCAGTATGAAAAAGCGCTAGAGCTATGGGATTCTGACCCTTATGGGATGCGACTCTACAATGAAGTCGCTGGTGAATTTCAACAGTTTCAAGTGCTGTTGCAGAGATTTATAGAGAATGAACCTTTTGAAGGTCCAAGGGTACAAAATTACATCAAGAATCGATGTGTGCTGCGTAATCTCCTTCAAGTTCCAGTAATAAGAG AGGACAGTATGAAGGATAAAAAGgcaagaggaaaaggaaaagatggTGATTCAATTACAAGTGATATGCTAGTAGAGATCATGGAAGAATCAATAAGAATTTTTTGGCAATTTGTTCGATCTGATAAAGATGCAGAAAATGTGATATCAAAGGGTCGCAAGGGAACTCAAATAGAACCCCAAGATCCCACTGAGCTAGAGCTATTGACAGAAGTTCGAACAAGTCTTCAAAAG AAGGAGAAAAGGCTTAAAGACATTTGGAGAAGTGGAAACTGCATATTGAAGAAGTTCCAAAAACATCAAGGGGACAACTCTGATCAAGTTCTTTGCTTCTTCTCTCAAGTGGATATAAATTTAGTATCAAGGGTTCTGAACATGTCCAAAGTAACAACGGATCAGCTACTGTGGTGTCACAATAAATTGAGcaagataaattttattaaccGGAAGATCCATGTAGAACATTCATTTTTGCTTTTTCCATGTTGA